The Arachis hypogaea cultivar Tifrunner chromosome 16, arahy.Tifrunner.gnm2.J5K5, whole genome shotgun sequence genome contains a region encoding:
- the LOC112754554 gene encoding peptidyl-prolyl cis-trans isomerase CYP18-2: protein MWANAEGGAPEVTLETSMGSFTVELYYKHAPRTCRNFIELSRRGYYNNVKFHRIIKDFIVQGGDPTGTGRGGESIYGPKFEDEIRQELKHTGAGILSMANAGPNTNGSQFFITLAPCPSLDGKHTIFGRVCRGMEIIKRLGSVQTDNNDRPIHDVKILRTSVKD, encoded by the exons atgtgggCAAACGCAGAAGGTGGTGCTCCGGAGGTTACTCTAGAAACTTCCATGGGTTCTTTCACTGTTGAA CTGTACTACAAGCACGCACCAAGGACTTGCAGGAACTTCATTGAATTGTCTCGCAGAGGTTATTACAACAATGTTAAGTTCCACAGAATCATCAAG GACTTCATTGTACAAGGAGGGGATCCCACTGGGACTGGAAGGGGAGGAGAGTCTATATATGG ACCGAAATTTGAAGACGAGATTAGACAAGAGTTGAAGCACACTGGAGCTGGTATCTTATCCATGGCAAATGCTGGCCCAAATACTAATGGCAGTCAATTCTTTATTACTCTAGCACCATGCCCTTCTCTTGATG GAAAACACACAATATTTGGGAGAGTATGTCGTGGGATGgaaattatcaaaagacttggcaGTGTCCAAACAGATAACAATGATAG GCCCATCCATGACGTGAAGATATTACGGACATCAGTCAAGGATTGA
- the LOC112754553 gene encoding mitochondrial fission protein ELM1, whose product MRPINLPEPPNHFFSLPKFFDGAVRRAVVIGNGFAGAENQCIGLVRALGLSNRHSLYRVTRPHGGINRWLHWLPVSVHKMLDSVIRRLCGNSRFQASKIGISSVLEADAYHIATMARETFHKDGPLLVVASGRDTIHVASYIKRLAPENVFVVQIQHPRVRLNRFDLVITPRHDYYPLTLEGRRQIPWFLRKWVTPWEPPGSNVFLTVGALHLADSTTLRAAASAWHDELAALPKPLLIVNVGGPTGNCCYGVDLAKQLVVMLQNVLWSCGTIRISFSRRTPAKISNILVKEFATNPKVHIWDGEGPNPHMGHLAWADAFVITADSISMLSEACSTGKPVYVIGVELCTWKFADFQNSLQKQGVTRPFTGQENMSESWSYPPLNDTAEAANQVIAALAQRGWTIHT is encoded by the exons ATGAGACCCATCAACCTTCCCGAACCGCCGAACCATTTCTTCAGCTTGCCGAAGTTCTTCGACGGCGCCGTCCGGCGAGCCGTCGTCATCGGTAACGGCTTCGCCGGCGCCGAGAACCAGTGCATCGGGTTGGTCCGTGCTCTCGGTCTCTCCAATCGTCACTCCCTATAC CGCGTGACGAGGCCCCATGGAGGAATCAATAGGTGGCTTCATTGGCTTCCGGTTTCGGTTCATAAGATGTTGGATTCTGTTATCAGAAGGCTCTGTGGGAATTCGCGGTTTCAAGCTTCGAAGATTG GCATATCAAGCGTTTTAGAAGCTGATGCTTACCATATTGCAACAATGGCGCGTGAAACGTTCCACAA GGATGGTCCCTTGTTGGTGGTTGCATCTGGGAGAGACACTATTCATGTCGCAAGCTACATTAAACGGTTAGCCCCAGAAAATGTTTTTGTTGTTCAG ATACAACATCCGAGAGTGCGCCTGAATCGATTTGATCTTGTTATCACTCCACGCCATGATTATTATCCGCTGACTCTGGAAGGCCGGCGGCAAATTCCATGGTTTCTTCGGAAGTGGGTCACTCCATGGGAACCTCCTGGCAGCAATGTG TTCCTCACTGTGGGAGCGCTTCATCTAGCTGATTCCACTACTCTTAGGGCTGCTGCTTCTGCTTGGCATGATGAGTTAGCAGCTCTGCCCAAGCCTTTGCTTATTGTTAATGTTGGGGGTCCTACAG GAAATTGTTGCTATGGTGTGGATCTCGCAAAGCAGTTGGTGGTAATGCTTCAAAATGTGTTATGGAGTTGTGGAACTATCCGAATATCTTTCTCTAGAAGAACGCCTGCAAAG ATCTCCAACATTTTGGTCAAAGAATTTGCCACAAATCCTAAGGTCCATATCTGGGATGGTGAAG GTCCAAATCCGCATATGGGACATCTGGCTTGGGCTGATGCCTTTGTTATCACAGCTGATTCCATTAGTATGTTAAGTGAGGCCTGCAGTACCGG GAAGCCTGTGTATGTAATCGGAGTGGAACTCTGTACATGGAAATTTGCGGACTTCCAAAATTCTTTGCAGAAGCAAGGAGTCACTCGACCCTTCACTGGGCAAGAAAAT ATGAGTGAAAGTTGGAGTTATCCTCCACTAAATGACACTGCAGAAGCCGCCAATCAAGTTATTGCCGCACTTGCTCAGCGTGGATGGACTATTCATACCTAA